DNA sequence from the Blastomonas fulva genome:
GCTTGCCGAAGTTTGACGCGGCAAACAGCAGCACGGTGCTCTTGTTGAACCACGCCCAGGTGCCGCCGGCCACCAGCAGCACGAGCAGTGCGATCAGGCCCTTGCGGATCATGCGGCCGGCTCCGTGACAAACATCTCTTCGCATCCGGTCCCCGCAAGCAGCGCGTCGAGCGCTTGCCTTGCATCCTCGGACAGGGCGTCGCGCGCCGCGCGCAGCGTCAGCAGGCACTTGGCCTGATAGGGAAACACCGGCTGGGTCCAGCGCTTGCCGTCGATAATGGTCTCGAAATCGCTTTGCCCGGCAGTGGCGGCTTGGGCGTTGGCGAGCAGGAACGGAACATAGACGCGGCCGATCTCGGCAAGCAGCTCGCCCAGATGCGCCCAAAGCGCGCCAGGCTCCAGCCATTGGCCATCGGGCAATCCCGACAGGTCCTCCACCCGGTCGAGCCACGCACGCAGGCGCGGCGAGGATTGCGCCATGATCCGCGCAGGCGTGGGGTCGACAATGCCCAGCTGGGTCAGCTGGCCATAGATCGCGAAGTCCGCCGCCGAGGGGCGCGTTCCCAGCACGAAGCCCTGCCGCTGGACGATACGGTCGAGAATGCCGACCAGCCGCTGATAGCTCGCCTCGATGATCGGCGCGGTAATGTCATTCGATCCCACGACATACAGCCGGTCGATCTGCCGCCGGGCAAAGCCATCGGCCATCGGCCGCGCAACCTCGTCGGCATAGCGGCTGTCCTGCCAGAAGATCAGCAGCGGCCCGGCATTGGCCGCGTCCTCGGCATAGTGCCAGCGATAGTGGAACATCGCCTTGGTCATCCACTCGTCGGCGAAATCCTCAATCAGCAGGTCGAGAAAACCCAGCAGCTCATCTTCGGGCAGGACCGAGCGCCCCTCATACTCCGCCTCCAGCCGCCGGATGATCGGGGTGGAATCGACCACCGCCTCGCGATCATCGCCCTCGCTGAAATAGACCGTGGGGAGCAGTTTGACCTTGGGCGCGGGATAGCCGGGCATGGGCTGCATATGGCTGCCCCAGATCATGCGGTGCGCGATGCGGCGATAACGCAGCAGCGCCAGCATCTTGCGCGAATAGGGTGATCCCGGAGCCCCGAGCAACTCGACCGTTTGCATCCATTCCTCCGACCTGTTTTTATTGGCACAGGCTATGTCAATAGAGGTGCGGGGTCAAGCGGGCCGCGCGCGCCCCCGCCCCCGCGCCCACCGCAGCACGCCATACAGCAGCGCCATCAGCACCAGACCCAGTCCGACGAGCATC
Encoded proteins:
- a CDS encoding glutathione S-transferase C-terminal domain-containing protein: MQTVELLGAPGSPYSRKMLALLRYRRIAHRMIWGSHMQPMPGYPAPKVKLLPTVYFSEGDDREAVVDSTPIIRRLEAEYEGRSVLPEDELLGFLDLLIEDFADEWMTKAMFHYRWHYAEDAANAGPLLIFWQDSRYADEVARPMADGFARRQIDRLYVVGSNDITAPIIEASYQRLVGILDRIVQRQGFVLGTRPSAADFAIYGQLTQLGIVDPTPARIMAQSSPRLRAWLDRVEDLSGLPDGQWLEPGALWAHLGELLAEIGRVYVPFLLANAQAATAGQSDFETIIDGKRWTQPVFPYQAKCLLTLRAARDALSEDARQALDALLAGTGCEEMFVTEPAA